A part of Myxococcus fulvus genomic DNA contains:
- a CDS encoding AAA family ATPase — translation MPITRLQISGYRSVRRLSMELGPMNVIVGANGSGKTNLYRALYLLSVAAEGRLARTLAEEGGTPSVLWAGPRMAKKPVRLSVQVELGELAYELTCGIVPPVPKMPDPFRLDPEVKTEHLWALSGGRKVVLMERKDRTAFMRDAEGKRVSFPTVLWSAESVLDQLGEPHRFPRLSEVQRTFASWRFYHHFRTDPDAPMRHPRVGVRTPVLAHDGADLAAALMTILDIGDDQALDQGIDDAFPGARLDVRSEEGRFSLFLHMPGLSRPMAAAELSDGTLRYLCLLAALLSPRPPAFLALNEPETSLHPDLLEPLGRLLAKASKTSQVWVTTHAEQLARTVASATRCEPVYLVKKDGATQVEGRSEEDDDEPDDDA, via the coding sequence ATGCCCATCACGCGTCTGCAGATATCGGGTTACCGCTCGGTGCGTCGGCTCTCGATGGAGCTCGGGCCGATGAATGTCATCGTCGGCGCCAACGGGAGCGGCAAGACGAACCTGTACCGCGCGCTGTATCTGCTGTCGGTGGCGGCGGAGGGCAGACTGGCACGAACGCTCGCGGAGGAGGGCGGGACGCCGAGCGTGTTGTGGGCCGGGCCGCGCATGGCGAAGAAGCCCGTGCGCTTGTCGGTGCAGGTGGAGCTGGGCGAACTCGCGTATGAACTGACCTGCGGCATCGTCCCTCCTGTTCCGAAGATGCCGGACCCCTTCCGGCTGGACCCCGAGGTGAAGACGGAACACCTGTGGGCCCTCTCCGGAGGACGCAAGGTGGTGCTGATGGAGCGCAAGGACCGCACGGCCTTCATGCGGGACGCCGAGGGAAAGCGGGTGTCGTTTCCCACGGTTCTCTGGAGCGCGGAGTCGGTTCTGGACCAACTGGGCGAGCCGCACCGCTTCCCTCGGTTGTCGGAGGTTCAGCGCACCTTCGCCTCGTGGCGCTTCTACCATCACTTCCGCACGGACCCGGACGCACCCATGCGCCACCCTCGCGTGGGCGTGAGGACGCCGGTGCTGGCGCATGACGGCGCGGACCTGGCGGCGGCGCTGATGACCATCCTCGACATCGGAGACGACCAGGCGTTGGACCAGGGCATCGACGATGCGTTCCCGGGCGCCAGGCTCGATGTCCGCTCAGAGGAAGGTCGCTTCAGCTTGTTCCTGCACATGCCCGGGCTGAGCCGCCCCATGGCCGCGGCCGAGCTGTCCGACGGCACGCTGCGCTACCTCTGCCTGCTGGCCGCGTTGCTCAGCCCGCGTCCGCCCGCGTTCCTCGCGCTCAACGAACCCGAGACGAGCCTGCATCCGGACCTGCTGGAGCCCCTGGGCCGGCTGCTCGCGAAGGCGTCGAAGACCTCACAGGTCTGGGTGACGACACACGCGGAGCAACTGGCGCGCACCGTGGCGAGCGCCACGCGCTGCGAGCCCGTGTACCTGGTGAAGAAGGACGGCGCCACGCAGGTGGAGGGACGCTCGGAGGAGGATGACGACGAGCCCGACGATGACGCGTGA